The DNA region aatccttaatgtgttcaagattcttgtagagactcctgccgttgataagtttcaccttaccgtccacatccacgagttGTTATTCTGGTcggctgtgtagtatttacagcTATTGTAGTCAGCTGGTCAAGACTCGTaatagctttaatcttcatatcttgtgtcttgacaaggatcctgcaatccgagacccaggtgttggctattttcccagctttcttgagttgacgtgcttttcttgcaatttcggcacttcggcgagtcaagttttcattcaaaaaaatcttcgaccctttcaggtggcgccgctggttaagcagggcagtcttggtcttgtggtctgccagcttcatgagcgccgtcgccggtcctctccccccagatgggagcagaaggcagcgacggatgtccagcggttccatgtttattccatactctttcagcttagcaattgccagttgctccactgtgtcccctgggccaggcgtcagttgtaatccagaaatgatgagctcatttgcgtgtcggcactggtcgagatcgtcagccaaaatttccagcctcttgatgcgaacatctctctcctcgaccacctgcttgagtttctcgttttcagcgcgaattaaATGGAGCTCTCTGatgatttcttgattctggttttgaatcaagcttgtcaaggagacctccaacttctgtatggatgattttatttcatccaagtctctaggtttcaaattctttggagccatactgggagtcgagcttgctggccctgagcgcttatcggttaagataagagagtgcttcaggagctcagagtgcgtctgtacacggtgaaggttgagcagcgaatgaagtagtagtagtagtagtgatgGTGGTGTcatgggaatgtcatgccatgatgaaccaatattgatccatatataaggcgccaCGGATTATAGggcgcactgtcggcttttgagaaaattgaaagcTTTTAGGTGCACCTGATAGAGCGGAAAATACTGCACAttgctgcttattcagctacatcaCCCCTACATAATAAAACTTTTTGTGTCGGAACAAGAGAATGACAttaatcttgttttttttcgggcCCTAATACTCATTCTTACTTTTGAATGCTGTCCGCTATCCCTGAaaggattatttaaaaaaaaaaaaatctcacgcTGCCAGctgaaatggattgaacatcaatCGCCATTAATGGTTATAGTTATTAATTCATTTTGTAATTGCACACCCATTTAAACCCTTTCAATACAGAATCTTTTTATTTTAGGGGGGGGATACAACTTACGGCATATATTACttgtttatgttattattaATTTAGTGCTATGGCTTCTATACCTGGTGCGATTTTTTGAAAAGCTGTGGGATGCATTGTCCCAATGGATTAATCAACTAAAATTTGTTAAGAATTTACCAAATTGAGAGTATTTTAGCAGAGAATCTCTTGCCTCCCATCCACTACAATTCCGTCTCTTGTCCCAAGATGGCCGCGGCGGACCAGGCCGACGACGCCTTAAGACGTCTAGCTTACGTATGATACGCGAGGCGTACACAGGCTCGAGAGCGGCGACGAACACGGGAAGAAAAGTGAAGCGGTAGTAGAAGAACATGCATATCTCACGACGCCTGCCGACAGAGATCCCGTCAAatgttgtgaagaaaaaaacctgAAGTGGAGGCGGGAGCTTTCACCGGTGAGACGTGAAGGACTCCGGTGGCGGGCCGGAATTTTCCCTGAATGCTTGCGGGAGCGCTCCGTGTGCGGGCGTCCCTGAAGTTAGTTGAAGTAGAGCTCCTTGGTCAGCATGGACACCACGCAGGGGATCTGCTTCTTCTCGCTGAAGCGCGGATCCTCTGACCACGATTCGAAGCTGGTAGCCACCATGTAGTTGACGCGCGTCAGGATCTGCATGATCTCCAGCTGCTTGCCGAACTCGTTCAGGACGTTGCACAGAGCTTGCACGAACCAGGAGCCGCGACCCGGGTTCCTCCACGAGTAGTAGCCTAGGACATAGATTATCAAACTCACTTTGGTTCGCGGGTCACATTCATGGCAATTAGATCCCAGTTTATTGGGTTTactgcaggggtgtccaaactttttgcaaaggtgtggtaaaaatgtggggggccgaccttggctgacatcctttacgtagaacaatatatttatgcaaattttagcaagccattctgtgtcacatttgcttttttattatttttttaaccctttaacaccgaacgcgtttacgcatgtcgtctttgaagcttcgtcacgctgtaattacgtcacccatgtgccgttggttggtctcatttgaaagtgtggaagttgatgtccacagcagtttttatttgaagtcaatcgaccaagaaaaacaggagATAATGTTAGATAATGAGGCTTATTGCCcattgcggcttatctatgaacaaatgctgttttcgtgtcaaatttggtgggtggcggcttatagtcaggtgcgccttatagtccagaaattacggtaaatacccgctactttttgagcagaattctagctttgtatagaccccactcacatgacgtcacacccacgcctccgcgccatattgtccgtcaactcgtcgtgtttacgcattaccgctacgtaaattcctcctattatggcgtgtttttctggtcgttaacattaataatcaaaatggtgaaggcgtgtgtggcggttggttgcagtaacagagaagatagacggagagacttgaagttcttccgtattccgagagacccggagaggagagcgagatggactgctgcaattcgacgagaaaactgggcaccaaacgatcaccacagattatgtagtagtcattttatatctggtaagatgcatttaatatatattttgagggttttgggctgacaaccacaattaagatctttgcgaggctaatcaccgacaacatacagtttcaaattcaagatgtttatttcttccgccatcagcagtttttgaataatatttagctggtaccaagtgaaagaagctggcctcgtctacggatcatcagttaaacaggtgtgtccaaaccttttgcaaaggaggccagatttggtgtggtaaaagtgcggttggctgatttacatagaacaatatatttgaaacaaattttagcaagcccttctgtgtgtcacatttgctttatttatttatttattttaattcataatttcatcaatctcgtctttgtggcgttctctttcgacactcgggctcttgcgaaatactgctgctgtgaaattaaactagcctcAAGTTGCTGcgtatatcttccctgtaatgttgtacaggttagcttgtcttgtttgttaatatcgcatcacatcgaactctttgaaaacagcaagtctctttgcaaatgaggcagacacagttgttgcgtattttattgaagaaatagtccaatatccacctatccttgaagcgtcggccatcgcagtcaactttttttttttttttttaattgattgtcgccattttagaaaattggaagtaaagggtcacacggggctaatgttgcttagagtgctgctcttaaagtttttcaaactttcgtgagaatacgctgagtttctgtgaacaagatagttgtaaatatcagggtagcagatgtcaggcagagacggcgaagacagcgggtcgaaaaatatcgatttaggcatcaaatatggatctggcgaatggatagactgaagcttttccacataatgctttttatgcaacgcatccaatgagtttacagcgtctgaaagcaccggggcttccatgaattgcactataaattgcacgacaaattgaaaccattgagaatacggataaacaatgacggacaatatggtggccggatacagcgacacgtcattgtgtgacgttggtgagtggggtttataggctactgttcctattgttgaaagcacaaaagtgtgtaatgaacaactagcacatctatattttgcattttgttttcttactgaacCGAACCGTGTCCTCATACgtaccgaaccaagatttttgtgtaccgttacaaccctatgtgatcgggacatccctaattcccGCTTCTACTCAAAATAAAATCAAGTGATTCTGTACATACGTACGGTAGGAATAAGCTTACCCGGCACGGTGGAGTAAGCGAAGAGGAAATCTGCTTCCACGGGGATCTTGTGTCGTGGGTTGGCGTCTGTCTCCATGGTGTCGTTGGGCGGGCCCGAATCAGTCTGGATGCCGTCGTCAAACTCGGAACCCCGACAGGCCTGGCGACCGGCCGTGTCTTGTCAGCGGGTGGCTCATATCGACGGGCGAGCGAGGAGGAGAGCCTACCTGAATGAAGAAGAGCTTGGGTTTGCCCACCAGGCTTTTGCACATGTCCCCCCTGAAGAGCGACGTCATGGTCTTGATGGGCATGGCGCCGTCGGTGCCGTAGATCATGCCCTCCTCGCCGTGGCTCAGCAGGATGCAGGCAAAGCACGAGCTCTCGCTGTGGTCTTCCTCTGAGGCTGACGGGCACGCCACAGAGACATTGCTATatcactattattattattatacagtaGTTATTTACTGCTCTGAGTGCTACATTTGACCTGTAAACTCATTACAATTCATTTGCTTTCTTCAgcgacagatgtccaatccatttgaactgggagggtggcagcgaataaacgTCGTTCAtccactgccaccctcccagttcaaatggattggacgtctaatagtGTTAAACTCATCTAAAGTTTTAATTTACtctttttaaagtgatcctctaacttaagtacatgtaggctctaataaaccacaattgttctcttgtactaaaatatgttgttagaaacacataaaatgttaaatcaatggcaatatattataatatttagtccatattttgaccgttagttggcgccatggtttgcgggctcgcagtgatgacgtcattggtatcttgcgtgttcaacaattgcttattgctgcctaatctcgcgaagtaaaatgccacgatgtgctgcttttggatgcaatttccagtcaaatggaaacaaggggtgtgaagtgagtggtcaaggtggaattattatttttactgaataaatgtgcacaagtggatgcttctccccctttttggtccctgtatgcacgcatcctacccaccacgcgttacaactagaCTACAACATTGGGATAGACTACAacctttttcctggatcctcagtcaagtaagggatccgtctattttctgaatccaacggtcccaccgcgtctgcaatattggtttcggatttgtccatttttttgattcgtcggtcccacagcggcttttcggatcagtctattttgtggaatcgacggcctaatcacGGATGCGACATTGTCAtggtatcggtctaattcctggatcttagagtgagtaaaaaacgcagatttggattactatcgctatcttttttgttgactattcttcgtgggagttttccccaaatcatactaaataattaaagcactatggcacgctacagtgacgacagtgactctgacgtggaccttacaacaatgttaggagttcgtcagggaacgcgtgtttgcgtactgctgagctcccgagtgaaaagtggtcaaggtggaaatattttttgtgaataaatgtgcataagtggaagtttctcccctttttggtacttttatacacgtatcctatctaccacgcgttacaatgtacaagacatggattacacaaggtgtgctctttggcctgtcctGTAAGcaaacgacagctctggatgctaacaatctacataattatattgggataagtttgaaaacgcaatatgcttaccttgaataactgctaataaaaccggacagcatacactctcgctcccaaccggacttcccaacaggactctctcgcatcaccagttttgcccaacttttgtcttatcaggtatttgctgcacgcatttttccctgaagctcgtcttgtgatcgaccgacagtgctgtcctgctcttcccttttcagatctggttcaaataggaagggtaaaactgacgatatgttgggaaagctaacgagtgacgcgCTGGGATTtccgcaacgggaccagtgacgtcacgcactgcgacgtaacaagaatggcgacctatcacttaaaataattttacaaactttattaaaacaaaaactttaagaggggttttaatatcaaattattataactcatactaacatgtatcttttaagaattacttgtcttaaaaacagaggatccctttaagagacacatgactggacgtctatcatcc from Corythoichthys intestinalis isolate RoL2023-P3 chromosome 21, ASM3026506v1, whole genome shotgun sequence includes:
- the casp7 gene encoding caspase-7; this encodes MAGEPEKTSFGGKDEEDDEMSGDITDAKPDRSGRFLLFGKKNKDGQTREQDYSSESHYRIVSPTFQYKMSHRRVGKCIIINNKNFDEKTGMNVRNGTDRDAGELFKCFKSLGFNVFIYNDQTCEKMERLLREASEEDHSESSCFACILLSHGEEGMIYGTDGAMPIKTMTSLFRGDMCKSLVGKPKLFFIQACRGSEFDDGIQTDSGPPNDTMETDANPRHKIPVEADFLFAYSTVPGYYSWRNPGRGSWFVQALCNVLNEFGKQLEIMQILTRVNYMVATSFESWSEDPRFSEKKQIPCVVSMLTKELYFN